A genomic stretch from Neomonachus schauinslandi chromosome 16, ASM220157v2, whole genome shotgun sequence includes:
- the SLC7A6OS gene encoding probable RNA polymerase II nuclear localization protein SLC7A6OS isoform X1: MEAGRAAVLRVKRKRSAEPAEALVLSCKRLRSGAVESATQKTPPEDLERGPENNVFQLVATVRSQEEPVQALVRAALRPSRGSQQRIRRDLRASAREIRQEGRYRVISGRRSSGIPSGGPESEDAPGNPEASEDAGFQLFDLVHEEGDPEAVATAGSSKTSDPDVILCNSVELIRERLALSEDGPRIGHQEEQKDDYVYDIYYLEMATPGWIENILSVQPYCQEWELVNDDQQPEDIYEDDDDENSENNWRNEYPEEENTDGDESRGSDEYDSLSEEERGNGPPQMWSKYPLDVQKEFGYDSPHDLDSD, from the exons ATGGAGGCCGGCAGGGCTGCAGTGCTTCGCGTGAAGCGGAAGCGCAGCGCAGAGCCTGCCGAAGCCCTTGTCCTCTCTTGTAAACGCCTCCGGAGCGGCGCCGTCGAGTCGGCGACCCAAAAGACACCCCCCGAGGATCTGGAGAGAGGGCCAGAGAATAATGTCTTCCAATTGGTGGCCACCGTGCGCTCCCAG GAGGAGCCAGTCCAGGCGCTCGTTCGAGCCGCCCTGCGCCCTTCCCGGGGCAGCCAGCAGCGTATCCGCCGCGATCTCCGCGCTTCGGCTCGGGAGATCCGGCAGGAGGGCCGCTACAGGGTGATCTCTGGCCGCCGGTCCTCGGGGATTCCCTCGGGTGGCCCAGAGTCCGAAGACGCACCGGGAAACCCAGAAGCCTCCGAGGACGCAGGTTTCCAGCTGTTCGACCTGGTCCACGAGGAAGGAGACCCAGAGGCCGTCGCCACCGCAGGCTCCTCCAAA ACATCTGACCCGGATGTGATCCTCTGCAATTCCGTAGAGTTGATCCGTGAACGGCTGGCTCTGTCTGAGGATGGACCAAGAATCGGGCaccaggaggagcagaaggatgACTATGTGTATGACATATACTACTTGGAGATGGCCACTCCAGGATGGATTGAGAACATCCTCTCTGTGCAGCCCTATTGCCAGGAGTGGGAGCTG GTGAATGATGACCAGCAACCAGAAGATATttatgaagatgatgatgatgagaacAGTGAGAATAACTGGCGCAATGAGTATCCAGAGGAGGAGAACACTGATGGAGATGAGTCCAGAG GCTCTGATGAATACGACAGCCTCAGCGAAGAGGAAAGAGGCAACGGCCCACCACAGATGTGGAGCAAATACCCTTTGGATGTGCAGAAGGAGTTTGGCTATGACAGCCCCCATGACCTGGATTCAGACTGA
- the SLC7A6OS gene encoding probable RNA polymerase II nuclear localization protein SLC7A6OS isoform X2, whose translation MEAGRAAVLRVKRKRSAEPAEALVLSCKRLRSGAVESATQKTPPEDLERGPENNVFQLVATVRSQEEPVQALVRAALRPSRGSQQRIRRDLRASAREIRQEGRYRVISGRRSSGIPSGGPESEDAPGNPEASEDAGFQLFDLVHEEGDPEAVATAGSSKTSDPDVILCNSVELIRERLALSEDGPRIGHQEEQKDDYVYDIYYLEMATPGWIENILSVQPYCQEWELVNDDQQPEDIYEDDDDENSENNWRNEYPEEENTDGDESRGLGEVTSPHGASSSLQKTGEYCTNFSGWD comes from the exons ATGGAGGCCGGCAGGGCTGCAGTGCTTCGCGTGAAGCGGAAGCGCAGCGCAGAGCCTGCCGAAGCCCTTGTCCTCTCTTGTAAACGCCTCCGGAGCGGCGCCGTCGAGTCGGCGACCCAAAAGACACCCCCCGAGGATCTGGAGAGAGGGCCAGAGAATAATGTCTTCCAATTGGTGGCCACCGTGCGCTCCCAG GAGGAGCCAGTCCAGGCGCTCGTTCGAGCCGCCCTGCGCCCTTCCCGGGGCAGCCAGCAGCGTATCCGCCGCGATCTCCGCGCTTCGGCTCGGGAGATCCGGCAGGAGGGCCGCTACAGGGTGATCTCTGGCCGCCGGTCCTCGGGGATTCCCTCGGGTGGCCCAGAGTCCGAAGACGCACCGGGAAACCCAGAAGCCTCCGAGGACGCAGGTTTCCAGCTGTTCGACCTGGTCCACGAGGAAGGAGACCCAGAGGCCGTCGCCACCGCAGGCTCCTCCAAA ACATCTGACCCGGATGTGATCCTCTGCAATTCCGTAGAGTTGATCCGTGAACGGCTGGCTCTGTCTGAGGATGGACCAAGAATCGGGCaccaggaggagcagaaggatgACTATGTGTATGACATATACTACTTGGAGATGGCCACTCCAGGATGGATTGAGAACATCCTCTCTGTGCAGCCCTATTGCCAGGAGTGGGAGCTG GTGAATGATGACCAGCAACCAGAAGATATttatgaagatgatgatgatgagaacAGTGAGAATAACTGGCGCAATGAGTATCCAGAGGAGGAGAACACTGATGGAGATGAGTCCAGAG GTCTTGGGGAAGTTACTTCACCTCATGGAGCCTCATCCTCTCTCCAGAAAACAGGAGAATATTGCACTAACTTCAGTGGTTGGGATTAA